One region of Streptomyces rishiriensis genomic DNA includes:
- the bldG gene encoding anti-sigma factor antagonist BldG yields MDLSLSTRTVGDRTVVEVGGEIDVYTAPKLREQLVELVNDGNFHLVVDMEGVDFLDSTGLGVLVGGLKRVRAHEGSLRLVCNQERILKIFRITGLTKVFPIHTSVDEAVAATD; encoded by the coding sequence GTGGACCTGTCTCTGTCGACCCGTACCGTCGGCGATCGTACGGTCGTCGAGGTCGGTGGCGAAATCGACGTATATACCGCGCCCAAGTTGCGCGAGCAGCTGGTCGAGCTGGTGAACGACGGGAATTTCCACCTCGTCGTGGACATGGAGGGCGTGGACTTCCTCGACTCCACCGGGCTCGGCGTGCTGGTCGGCGGACTGAAGCGGGTGCGCGCCCATGAGGGCTCGCTCCGTCTGGTCTGCAACCAGGAGCGTATTTTGAAGATCTTCCGCATTACCGGTCTGACCAAGGTGTTCCCCATCCACACCTCGGTCGACGAAGCGGTCGCTGCCACCGACTGA
- a CDS encoding ATP-binding protein: MATVELRFSALPEHVRTARLVAAAVARRAGVDEAVLDEVRLAVGEACTRAVGLHQTGGITAPVKVSLIEEEKQFSIEVGDEAPRSVPGDRAPGSGGDGDVDTEEDEMGLAVISGLVDDVEVSAGEHGGLIRMTWPTTPVTATLS; encoded by the coding sequence ATGGCCACCGTTGAACTCCGCTTCAGCGCGCTGCCCGAGCATGTCAGGACCGCCCGGCTGGTGGCGGCGGCGGTGGCGCGCAGGGCCGGAGTGGACGAGGCCGTCCTGGACGAGGTCAGGCTCGCCGTCGGCGAGGCCTGCACCCGTGCCGTCGGACTGCACCAGACCGGCGGCATCACCGCGCCGGTGAAGGTGTCGCTGATCGAGGAGGAGAAACAGTTCTCCATCGAGGTCGGTGACGAGGCGCCGCGCTCGGTGCCCGGTGACCGGGCACCCGGCTCGGGCGGAGACGGCGACGTGGACACCGAGGAGGACGAGATGGGCCTGGCGGTCATCAGCGGCCTCGTCGACGACGTAGAGGTCTCCGCAGGCGAGCACGGTGGGCTGATCCGCATGACCTGGCCGACCACGCCGGTGACCGCGACGCTGTCCTGA